The following DNA comes from Terriglobales bacterium.
CGGTTCACGATCTCGAGGATGTCCTCGATGTCATCGCCCGGGTCGATGACCATCGCTTCGCGCGTGCCCTCGTCGCCCACGACGGAGCAATTACACTGCAACGGCCCCACCGGCAGGATCTCGTGGATCATCGCGTTCCATCCTAACCCGCCGGTTGCGCTTCCGCGGCGGATTCCAAAACACCAAAGGCCTCCTCGCTGGAGGCCTTCCCAGGCGCTGGTCGCTGCCTGCTGAGTGCTGAGTGCTGAATGCCTACTGTTGCGGCGCCGCCGGTTGCTCCGCGGGCTGCTGCGCTGGCGCTTGAGCTGGAGCCTGCTGCGCGGGCTGCGTCTCGGTGGCGGCCGGCTTCTCACCTTCCAGCACCGATCCCGTGCCCGGCCTCTGCTTCGTGTACAAGATGGTCAGCGAGATGGACGTCAGCAGGAACACCACCGCGGCCACCGTGGTCGCCTTGGAGAGCAGCGTAGCCGTGCCCCGCGGCCCGAATGCCGTCTGGCTTCCCATGCCGCCGAACGCGGCCGCGATGTCGGCGCTCTTTCCGTGCTGCAGCAGCACCACCACCACCAGGAAAACGCATACCAATACGTGTACAACGGTCACCGCAATAATCATCTCTGAGTGACTCCTCGATCCCAATCAGTCTTCGCGCCGCTTGCTCAACGCCGTCGCGAGCATTTCTGCTTCGAGCATCTCCGCTTCTGGAATTTCTGCCTAGAGAATCGCTG
Coding sequences within:
- the secG gene encoding preprotein translocase subunit SecG, yielding MTVVHVLVCVFLVVVVLLQHGKSADIAAAFGGMGSQTAFGPRGTATLLSKATTVAAVVFLLTSISLTILYTKQRPGTGSVLEGEKPAATETQPAQQAPAQAPAQQPAEQPAAPQQ